The Argentina anserina chromosome 5, drPotAnse1.1, whole genome shotgun sequence genome includes the window TAATCGTGCTCTTCTAATAAAGAGATGTTGGGAGctgctctcttcttcctcacCAGCCTCTATTTTGCTTAGAGCTCATTTTTTGAAAGATGATTTCTAACCTATAAAGTCTTACAAGAGATCTTCAGTCTGGTTGGGTCTCAAAAAGTTTGGCCAATGTTTTTAAATGTTTGCATTGGAGTGTTGGTGATGGTAAAATGATATCTTTTGGGAAGATAATTGGTTTGGTGAGCCTCTTGCTACTAGTGTTGGAGTAAGTGGCTCTATTCCACTTGATGCTAAGGTGAATGATGTTATTGTGGATTCTCATTGGGTTCTCCCAGcagattttatttcttcatttcctCAAGCAGTAGAAAAAATTGAGCGCATTGTCCTGTCTGATGCAGACACATCTGACTCTCTTTTATGGCTGCACTCCACCTCAAGAATTCTGACAATAaaagaagcttttgttttcttctcaaatcatGGAGAGCATACAGATTAGAGTAAAGTGATGTGGAGTAAAGCAATTCAACCCCGAAAAACTCTTTGTGTTTGGAAGACTCTTCATGAGCGTTTACTAactgatgatgttttacaacgGCGAAGTTTTTCACTTCCATCTCGTTGCTCCTTTTGTGGATGTCATGCGGAATCGGGtacacatcttcttttgcattgttctgaaattgtggctttatggaaataagtttgccttctattttctcattcatcCCGGCCTTAGGTACTcttgatgaagtgtttaatggtgttggtgtttcagcgttcccaaaacctaaacgtcaaCTTTGGTTTTTAGTCTCctgtaatctaatttggtttatttggatcaCTAGGAATTTGGTGTGTTTCGAAggtaagatttttaatgtgttggaaGCCCAAAGTCATTGTTTGGAATTGTTCAGAGAGTATACTCTGCATTCTTTTCATTATTACAAGAAACATCACGATAtgtttattttctctattctttgTATCTCGCAACTGTCTGTCAATGCTACCAGCTTCATCCCGTCTTTTAATTAAGGGTTTCTGGCTGAGGGTTTGTTATTTGCTAGGAGTTTTATATGtatggttttgcatgtgtgagTGTTCATATGTCGGATTGAACTTTTATTTATCATATTTGTTGGAGTTTATTAAACATAAGAGGTCATGTACTTTTATCACCCActttgttaaataaataaaaaaaagtttcacaaaaaaaacgaaatagaaagcaaaagaagaaacAAGACTAAAAGAAACCAGAAACAAAAAGGAATGAAAACAAAGACTAAGGAAGGAGGGCAGGGAGGCCATCATTTCTCAGAATTTGCAGGAGGGAGGTTGGGGGAACATTTGATTCCGAAGTGCACGACCTCGCCATAACTAGCTTTGCTGCAGTGTCCCTGCTCGGTTAGCTTCTCTTGGAACCCAGTTCCACACAAGATCTATTGATCAGTCAATGACATGATTAtggaaacaaaatgaaaataggGAAACCAAACAAAAGGGAAGTACGGTTACAACAGTTTCAATAGTACGGACTATATATAACGAGCTAGCTGGATAGGCTAGGGCCGGATTTGATCTAATAAGGTGGACTTCTCATAGTTCTCGACACTTTATTGTAGTTGTATATATTCCTTATAGTTCATAGCAAGATACTTCGGAGCTTGGCCATCTCTTTCACACAACTCTGGTGCTGGCGCGATGGTTGTACCTAAAGAAGGTCCATGTGGGATGGCTATGGTTATCCTCGTCGCTTTATTATTCACAAACGCCCTATGCTTCACACTTTTGTATTTACCATTGGTAAGAATCTGTATAATCATATATCTTCATTAAGTTACAAAACACATGGTGATTAAGCCATTGGAAAGGCCAGGAGAGATCTGAGATCATGAGAGATTTATTGTTACCTGCATTTGATCAGCAATGTTCACAAATAAGCAATTCGAAGGGCCATTCACAGCAAGCCATTTTCCTTTGTGTTCGATTTGGAGGCCATTCATCTCATTCTGGATTACAATTGTGAGTAGACCATGGTCGGTGTGTTGTGGTATACCGATCACTTGTTCTGGTCGAGGACAAGGTGGGTTGTAATTACCGGTAAGATATTGTAAGCCGCGATCCATGTTCATTGTCTCGTATATGTAATCCGGCCCCAATCCCAGGCTTTCTGATATTGCTTTTGTGATTTCTAGTGCCACTTCTCTGGTTCTTCTGCCGAGCTCCAATGAAGTCTCACTAAAAATAGAGCCATAGTATGTTTAATTAACGCAAGGAAGTACAGATTAACTAACTATAACTAactaatatatttgaaatgtAACAAACAAAGTtcacaaactatatatatatatatatatatatatagaaagtaCGTAGTATTTCACTATTTGATATGAGATTTCTAGCTGGAGAAACTGAGTAAGCACCTGAAGCTAGCTGGTTTGTTGAGGGAGTAGAACTCTGGATGGGTTCTGACCTTGAAGAAGTCCCTCCATAATAGTACTTTGTCCAATGCAAGATTATTGCTTGTACCATACTTGAACATTTCAATCACCTCATTTCCTGTTATaaattccttcttctcctcgtCTGGGAGACTGAAAAACTCATGGCATGCATCAATCATTTCCTTCATTAGGCTCTCTGGTACACTGTGGTTAATCGCCTGATTGTCGAGCAAACCAATTAGATGATCGGGTTTATAATATTGAAGATAGCTAGATATATAGAACAAACTACACATAATTTAATTACTCTTACTATGAAGAAGCCCCATTCTTCACAAATTTTGACAAAATCGTGGACGATCTTTTCGCGTTGATCAGGAGAACCAGAGGTGAGAAGAGACACATCAACAATGGGAATAGCAAACTCGGGGTCATTTGGATCAGCTTCATCATTGGGGTTTATTAGGTTGACGATATAAGCAGAAGGAATTTTAGAGTTGAGAGCTGGTGATTCGGCTAGTGATTTAATGCTCGTGACATTTGAGGTATCTATGTTTGAGCAACTGCAGCCATCATAATGGTGAAAGATTGGGAGATAAAAGAAGATACGCAGAGAGATCGACTGAATAAATGGTTTCCATTAACGGCATTTCTGATCCAATTAAGCAGTGGAATTCtttattaatttctaaaaaaacaaaacaaaactggatattataaattataaaaggGTTGCAAATTAGGCAAGGGCAATTTACTAATTAGCTAGTTGGCTACCAAATGGAGGAACAAAATCGATTATCGCGACTTGCGTGACTGTGGGAATACTGTGATTAAATAATATACAGAATACGGAGAAAGCCAGCCAGCCAATTTGGAATAGATCGAATATCCCACTAGCATATCTCTTCTAGTTCATACATTTCAATATAAGTCCATCCATACTTGCTTCAAGTCCAAGCAGGCCCGGCCTCAGTGCTGGGCAATCTTGGCGCCATCTAAGGtttaataattaatatatatgtaattatacaattaaaaaaTAGCGAGACATAAAAGAAAATGACTAAATGTCTAGTCGCATATCACTTATATTTCttgttatttttctttcttctttgttctcaattttttttatatgttaTCATAGTAGTACGTGACAATGTCCAGTGGTACTccttatttattatatttcgacatgtgaatttattacactaaaattataatataacatatttttattatttgtgaaatgacctttatgggtattgatgatttaggatttatgatttagggtttagagtaCATGGTttatggtttagggtttaaggtatatgatatatggtttagggtttagagtatagggtttagggttttagaaagaaCTCTAAAATAGTCTTTAACAAAAtaactaaaatataatttttctaattaaatcaTACATGTCAAATTATGATTGGAATGATAGACCACTGAGTATTGTCACATGGTGTTACAGTAGCACATCAAAATTTCTCTTTTGTTCTTCAATCAATCAATAGTGATACAATTTTAACATCTCTTCTctttaattaagaaaatctCTTACTCTCTAAATCTTTCCTTGAAACCAAGCAAATGTCATGTACATGTGAAATGGAAAATATTCGCTATTCCATTCTCAACCATCGCCCGATATTTCTCATCTCTTTGATCTTGTTTTTCTACTGAGGTTAAGCAAAAAATTTGGACTTGAAATCGGTGTACGCTAATTCACTGAGACACAAATCAAATTGGGTATTTGGGTGTTGAGTTTATCTCAATTTACTTAGATAATTTGGCACCTAAATTGTTTATATCAATTACTAATTagatttcattattgaattgcATGTTctattgaaatttaaagaatCTTTTTTCTAAAAGGTAGAAGGGGAACAATTTGATTCCAGATTTTATCGTTATGTGCCAATTTTTTATGATATTCAATGTTTTGTAATTGCCTGAGTGGAATAGTGAATTGGTTTGCTTGAATTGCTTGTTTTAGACTAATTTTAGTCATGTTTCATCGGAAACAACCTTTTAGgtctcaaaaaagaaaaaaaggggatagagttaaaaaaaacatttaatcTCAGCATACGAGACGACATCATTTTAGATGAGTAGGAGCATGTTGAGTTATATATGTACATTTATTTTACCAACTATGTAAAATGAGGTTTCAGTTCTATGTCTTCTCCATTGTGatatatttttgtatgtaATAAAATCGGGGTGGGGATGAGTTGCTCATGAGTTCTAAACATACCCCTTACTCAGGGCACAAAAAAAACTCAGAACCGGCCCTGAGTCAAGGGTTTTTGGATCTAATGCTGCATCCGCTCTGTAAAGGTATTGGTACTTGCTAGCCCATATAGAAATAGCACAACAAACCACGATCACACAAATCAAACTGGAATTGGGAATTCATCACGTTTACAAATTAATCTCTACGTTCAAACTCAAACTCTCGCACAATGACAGAATTATCTAGCTAGAAACATTTACCTACcaattcatatatatgacATAACAGCGTCCAGAGACTTGAGATGTCAGGGACtgataattattgaattacaaTACAAATGATAAATTGCAGAAGTTTCATTACAACGTACACATAGCGAACTAGATAGGCTACTAGGCTAGGCTAGGATGTGATCAAATGTTGACTTCATGTAGTTCTTGCCACTTTGCTGAAGTTGTATATATTCCTTGTAGTTCATTGCAAGGTACTTTGGAGCTTGACCTTCTCTTTCACACAACTCCAGTGCTGGTGCAATGGTCGTGTCTACGGAGGGTCCATGTGGTATAGCTACCGATATCCTCGTCGCTCTGTTGTTTACGGTGGCCCGATGCATCACACTCTTGTACTTACCGTTTGTAAGAATCTACGAACAACAACCACAAATTAGAATGATTCACAAATATAAACAATTTGTCGTgtattataaatacatataaagATTAACAAACTAGTACAGTAGCTAGTACCTGCATTTGGTCCGCAAGATTAACAAAAAAGCCATTCTTAGGGCCATTGACAGTGAGCCATTTTCCATTGTGCTCAACTTGAAGACCATTCATCTCATTCTGGATGAGGAGAGTGACTAGACCATGATCGGTATGATGGGGTATACCAATGGCATGTTCAGGCTGAGGACAAGGTGGGTAGTAGTTCCCAGCTAGCATTTGAAGGCCACGATCCATGTTCattttgttatatatgtaatccggCTCCAACCCCAAGCTTTCGGATATGGCTCTCGTTATTTCCAGTGCTACTTCTCGGCTTCTTTTGCTAAACTCCAGAGATACCTCACTAGAagtatgagaaaaaaaaatcaacaataCTTTGAGAATTAAGAGCAACATATAAACATGTTTATTTTTGTGCGTGTAGTACGTACTGTATACTTAAAACATATCGTATATGGTCCATATTCTAGGACGAATTTTGGGAGCACTTGTCTGGAAGAGATTATATCATCCGCAAGAGTTATACCTGAAGCTAGCCGGTTTGTAGAGGGAGTAAAACTCGGGATGTGTTCGGACCTTGAAGAAGTCCCTCCAGAGAAGCACTTTGTCCAGTGCTAGATTATAGCTTGTTCCATACTTGAACATCTCAAGCACATCATTTCCTGACTTAaactccttcttctcctcatcCGGAAGACTGAAAAATCCTTGGCATGCGTCAATCATCCCCTTCATCAGGCTCTCTGGTACTCCGTGGTTAATTGCCTGTAATCAAGTAAAACCGATCAGCTCATATTCAAAAATAGAACAAAACATGCATACACAACAAGAATAATAAAAGCATATAATAATTAACATACGATGAAGAATCCCCATTCTTCACAAATTTTGACGAGATCACGGATGACTTGAGCGCGTTGGTCAGGAGAGCCAGAGGTGAGAAGAGACATATCAACAATGGGAACAGAAAACTCCGGGTCATTAGGATCAGCTTCGTCATTAGGGTTAATGTTAAAGGCATAGGCAGAAGGGACAGAGCTGAGAGCTGGTGACTCGGCTAGTGATTTGATGCTTGTTACATTTGAGGTCTCCATGGCTTGAGCAACAGCAGCCATTTgaactgagagagagagagagagagagagagagagaaagagagagagcgcTGAACTGAGACTGATACAGAAGGAAATAGGAGAGAGCGCTGTGTTGAGTTATGATCGGCCAAagaaatgatttcaatttataGAAACTCTGAGATGGAACACGACAAGCACTTGATAGTTTGACCAGCCGCCAACAACATGGGACCATAAATTTATGTGCAATAATTATCTAACAAGCGAATTTTCCATATAGGAAAACAATACACGTGATGGAATTGAAATGAGAAAGCCAGAATGGAATAAGCTAGACTGAGCCCCTGGTTTTAGGGTGTAGTTAGGGCTTCTAGTCAATCTAGTGTATACGACAGTTTTTTTATAAGCACGTTTATAATATAAAACTCAATCATTGTAATTAATTAACGAGTGTTGTTTGTAACTTGAAACCTAGCTTGGTCTAGCTGCGGCTGGATTCACCATGCGTGACTCAAATGGTAATCCTCTTCTTGCTTCCTCAAAATCTCTTGGAAGATCCAGTGTGATCGTTGCCGAAGCCTTTGCCCTTCGTGCCGGTCTCGTAGCAGCCTTACTCCATGGCCGTTTACATATTTCGGTTGAAGGAGACTCAAACATTCTCATCGACTCCATCAATAATTCATGTGTAACTccttgaaagataaaaactcTGGTCTTCGATATTATTTGGCTAGACTCTCAATTCTACCGAATGTCCTTCAAACATATTTGGCgagaagcaaattttgctaCGTATACAGATGCAGTAGCTGATCCTGGTCACTCTTCATCATGCTAGCTGGAGCTCTAATTTTCCGAATGGTGTTTCGAAGGCAATCTCTTTTGATAATTCTGGTGTAGGTTGTTTTAGAGGCTTTAAGCTCTAGTTgttttttgcttctttttgtaatcgacaaaaaaaaacctggAACCTAGCTAAATTATGCTTCTTGTTTTGATGGTGATAAACTgaagatgtgatcgatattgGGTGGTTGTGGAAATTGGCACATTGTATATTCGTAGAGGCCGGTAAATATTCATGATGTACTGCTAGACTAGATCGATCGAGCTCTGGTTTTCAACTCTTTTGTTCTAGATCTCTAGTCCCTGGATACATTAATTTATGTACCTCTGTTaagtaattttaattatagTGGCAAGTTAATTTGTGAAAATCAATATAATCAAACTCCCATTCTGCAACggatttcttttgttttgtataaaaaaaaatctatagtAGCAGCCTGACTTCTCCGAGTCAATAAAGCAAACTTAGAAATCCCGTTAAGCTGAAGATAGATGAGGCAAAACTGGgaaacttcaagaaaaaatcaGTAGTGAAATCTGTCCTTCTGTCTGGAATTCTAGAATCTCATTTCGTTAAATTAGTATGTGGGGGTGAACTCCCAATTGTAGCCAATTGGCCGGTTGGATCATGGATGGGTTTAAGAGAAAAATTATACCACTATCATCCAAGTTTGAATTCGCAGTCAAGCAGATATATACATATCGTGCAAAGAAAAAGAGTTAACGAAAgaattatatatgtgtgtgtgtgtgtgtgtgtgcttgCACGACTAAGACAAGGTTTCTCGAACACTTGGTTGGTCCAAAATTGAAATATGCATAGCGAACCAAGACAAGGTCCTTGGTTCTTCTACTACACTGGTCCAAAGGTGACGGAAACTATATACTGgtacttcttttctttgataTGAAAGATTTATTTAcgttaaaagaaaaatatgagctagctagctatttGTAACCAATGAATCAACTTCAGCAATAaggtttaataaaaaaaactgaagCTTCACCAGTAAGGTGTGCGGGTCTGTAGATTTca containing:
- the LOC126794489 gene encoding 2-oxoglutarate-dependent dioxygenase 19-like; this translates as MAAVAQAMETSNVTSIKSLAESPALSSVPSAYAFNINPNDEADPNDPEFSVPIVDMSLLTSGSPDQRAQVIRDLVKICEEWGFFIAINHGVPESLMKGMIDACQGFFSLPDEEKKEFKSGNDVLEMFKYGTSYNLALDKVLLWRDFFKVRTHPEFYSLYKPASFSEVSLEFSKRSREVALEITRAISESLGLEPDYIYNKMNMDRGLQMLAGNYYPPCPQPEHAIGIPHHTDHGLVTLLIQNEMNGLQVEHNGKWLTVNGPKNGFFVNLADQMQILTNGKYKSVMHRATVNNRATRISVAIPHGPSVDTTIAPALELCEREGQAPKYLAMNYKEYIQLQQSGKNYMKSTFDHILA